The proteins below are encoded in one region of Sphingopyxis sp. YR583:
- a CDS encoding DoxX family protein — translation MSMIAVFFGRLFIALIFIVSGINKLIHVSDTDAMISAAGLPGGLAVPTGLFELLAGICLAFGIATRLWSVLLAGFVLLTILFFHREFTDPVQAMAAMKNLAIAGGLLCLFGYGNTRWSYDALRARRRAEVAESAAQRHATEAELRAARAEGRAEAAGAPVAVEKRPFWRR, via the coding sequence ATGTCCATGATCGCCGTCTTTTTCGGCCGCCTGTTCATCGCCCTGATCTTCATCGTTTCGGGGATCAACAAGCTGATCCATGTCAGCGATACCGATGCGATGATCTCTGCCGCGGGATTGCCCGGCGGCCTCGCCGTCCCCACCGGATTGTTCGAGCTGCTCGCGGGCATCTGCCTCGCATTCGGCATCGCAACCCGGCTCTGGTCGGTGCTGCTTGCAGGCTTCGTGTTGCTGACGATCCTTTTCTTCCATCGCGAGTTTACCGATCCGGTGCAGGCGATGGCGGCGATGAAGAACCTCGCGATCGCGGGCGGGCTGCTCTGCCTGTTTGGCTATGGCAACACGCGCTGGAGCTATGATGCCCTGCGCGCAAGGAGGCGGGCGGAAGTGGCCGAAAGTGCCGCGCAGCGTCACGCGACCGAAGCGGAACTTCGGGCGGCGCGGGCCGAGGGACGCGCCGAAGCGGCCGGGGCCCCGGTGGCCGTCGAAAAGCGTCCTTTCTGGAGGCGTTAG
- a CDS encoding saccharopine dehydrogenase family protein, producing the protein MASRDLDIVVYGATGFTGRLVAEYLAHQYKDRSDAPKWAMAGRSLEKLAEIRDLIGAPQETPLIVADASDPASLDKMAASTRVVLTTVGPYQLYGNELVAACVRAGTAYADLCGEPGWMREMIDEHEAAAKASGARITFSCGFDSIPFDLGVSFLQAEAVKRHGQPAPRVKGRVRKMAGGASGGTIASLTETLKAIAKKPSLALLLKSSFALTPGFEGPSQPTGLIPEYDSATGTWTAPFVMAPINTKNVHRTNFLLGHPWGQDLVYDEMVMTTIGDAGKAMAEAMAKANPFDPSIKPGDGPSKEERENGFYDILFVGEYPDGTTVRASVQGDRDPGYGSTSKMLAETGIALLENKGAGGIWTPGALLGDALIARLTANAGLTFQIEE; encoded by the coding sequence ATGGCGTCCCGCGATCTCGACATCGTTGTTTACGGCGCGACCGGTTTCACCGGTCGGCTCGTCGCCGAATATCTCGCGCACCAATACAAGGACCGCAGCGACGCGCCGAAATGGGCGATGGCGGGGCGTAGCCTGGAAAAGCTGGCCGAAATACGCGACCTCATCGGCGCGCCGCAAGAAACTCCGCTGATCGTCGCCGACGCGAGCGATCCCGCGAGCCTCGACAAGATGGCGGCGAGCACGCGAGTTGTCCTCACTACGGTCGGCCCTTACCAGCTTTACGGCAACGAACTCGTCGCCGCCTGTGTCCGCGCGGGCACCGCCTATGCCGACCTTTGCGGCGAGCCGGGCTGGATGCGCGAGATGATCGACGAACATGAGGCCGCCGCCAAGGCCTCCGGTGCGCGTATCACTTTCAGCTGCGGCTTCGACTCGATCCCCTTCGATCTCGGCGTCTCGTTCCTGCAGGCCGAGGCCGTCAAACGGCACGGCCAGCCCGCACCGCGCGTGAAGGGCCGCGTCCGCAAGATGGCGGGCGGCGCCTCCGGCGGCACGATCGCGAGCCTGACCGAGACGCTGAAAGCGATCGCGAAAAAGCCTTCGCTCGCGCTGCTCCTCAAATCCTCTTTTGCGCTGACCCCGGGCTTTGAGGGTCCGTCGCAGCCGACCGGACTGATCCCCGAATATGACAGCGCGACGGGCACCTGGACCGCGCCCTTCGTGATGGCGCCGATCAACACCAAGAACGTCCATCGGACCAACTTCCTGCTCGGCCACCCCTGGGGTCAGGATCTGGTGTATGACGAGATGGTGATGACTACGATCGGCGATGCGGGCAAGGCGATGGCCGAAGCGATGGCAAAGGCCAACCCGTTCGATCCGAGCATCAAACCCGGCGACGGCCCGAGCAAGGAAGAACGTGAAAACGGGTTTTACGACATCCTTTTCGTCGGTGAATATCCCGACGGGACCACCGTGCGGGCGAGCGTTCAGGGCGACCGCGATCCCGGCTATGGCTCGACATCGAAGATGCTCGCCGAAACGGGAATCGCACTGCTCGAGAACAAGGGTGCGGGCGGCATATGGACGCCGGGCGCGCTGCTCGGCGACGCGCTGATCGCGCGGTTGACGGCGAACGCCGGATTGACGTTCCAGATCGAGGAATAA
- a CDS encoding acyl-CoA thioesterase, with amino-acid sequence MTTSPSALDALLSTVRVDGDVATAHIDDGWMQGRTAYGGISSAVALAGAMALHPTETPLRYAQISFVGPVGGDCTVETRVLRQSKSSLFIDAGVSSDQGFGTAAVFAFSGDRQSHLDHNRLGMPDAPDPETLEPVPEHKARPSFVRHFDMRPTTGPRFAWKSDVGEYLTWVRFVEEPACHPAIALLAMGDALPPAAMALFSEFGPISSMNWTVNMLTGNPQTDDGWWLLSAKTGYARHGLSVQDMMLWNRAGEPVLSGSQAIAIYA; translated from the coding sequence ATGACGACCTCTCCCAGCGCGCTCGACGCGCTTCTCTCCACCGTGCGTGTCGATGGCGACGTCGCGACCGCGCATATCGACGATGGCTGGATGCAGGGCCGCACCGCCTATGGCGGGATCAGTTCGGCAGTCGCGCTGGCGGGGGCGATGGCGCTGCATCCGACCGAGACCCCGCTACGCTATGCCCAGATCAGTTTCGTTGGCCCCGTCGGCGGCGATTGCACCGTCGAAACGCGTGTGCTGCGGCAATCGAAATCGAGCCTGTTTATCGATGCCGGCGTATCGAGCGATCAGGGTTTCGGGACCGCGGCGGTGTTCGCTTTTTCGGGCGACCGCCAAAGCCATCTCGACCACAACCGCCTCGGCATGCCTGACGCCCCCGATCCGGAAACGCTGGAGCCGGTTCCCGAGCATAAGGCACGTCCGAGTTTCGTGCGGCATTTCGATATGCGCCCGACCACCGGCCCACGCTTTGCGTGGAAAAGCGATGTCGGCGAATATCTGACCTGGGTGCGCTTCGTCGAGGAGCCCGCCTGCCATCCCGCAATCGCGCTTCTCGCGATGGGCGACGCCCTGCCCCCCGCTGCGATGGCCTTGTTCAGCGAGTTCGGTCCGATCAGTTCGATGAACTGGACGGTGAACATGCTGACCGGCAATCCGCAAACCGACGACGGCTGGTGGCTGCTCTCGGCCAAGACGGGCTATGCGCGCCACGGCCTGTCGGTGCAGGACATGATGCTGTGGAACCGCGCCGGCGAACCGGTGCTGAGCGGCAGTCAGGCGATCGCGATCTACGCCTGA
- a CDS encoding sensor histidine kinase codes for MKLRLWPRSLIGQLVFAVAVMLFVAQAINFVLLSRGMKQQALAHGGGMAVARVIDAIERDRRGDFRRPQSDEEARERAQKLQISDTMPPLPVGATPLPDLAKYVRGLLDETNIQVESVDAWALPLRERQRLRRPEFPDRAVVVVAKVDGRYFAVRSRIAAGGNRLQGFLVWQTLSLYLLLLVPIMFIAWRAARPLRDLTRAARVNPALRDAEPLDEEGPSDVRDLIAAFNAYRARISTMLSDKDRMLGAVGHDLRTPLASLRVRVEQVDDDRLRDKMIASIEEMTAMLSDILALARSGAGTEAKERIPLRELVGELVADYQERGKDVAMEDVAGVNVLARPMLLKRALRNLTDNAVAYGLRARLSVTAEAGRARIIVSDDGSGLTEEQIRTLVEPFARGEQSRNRATGGAGLGLSIARDIAEGEGGALTLHNRSGGGLDAIIELPVQA; via the coding sequence ATGAAACTGCGCCTGTGGCCCCGAAGCCTGATCGGCCAGCTTGTTTTCGCCGTCGCGGTGATGCTGTTCGTCGCGCAGGCGATCAATTTCGTTCTGTTGTCGCGCGGGATGAAGCAGCAGGCGCTGGCGCATGGCGGCGGCATGGCGGTCGCGCGTGTCATCGATGCGATCGAGCGCGACCGTCGCGGCGATTTCAGGCGCCCCCAGTCCGATGAGGAGGCGCGCGAGCGTGCGCAAAAGCTCCAGATTTCGGACACTATGCCGCCGCTGCCCGTCGGCGCAACACCGCTTCCCGATCTTGCCAAATATGTCAGAGGCTTGCTGGACGAAACCAATATCCAGGTTGAATCGGTCGACGCCTGGGCGCTTCCGCTGCGCGAACGCCAGCGGCTGCGGCGACCCGAATTTCCCGACCGCGCGGTTGTCGTCGTGGCAAAGGTCGATGGCCGCTATTTCGCCGTACGCTCGCGCATCGCGGCGGGGGGCAACCGGCTGCAGGGCTTTCTCGTCTGGCAGACGCTGTCGCTCTATCTGCTGCTGCTGGTCCCGATCATGTTCATCGCATGGCGCGCGGCGCGGCCGTTGCGCGATCTGACCCGCGCGGCGCGGGTCAATCCGGCGCTGCGCGATGCCGAGCCGCTCGACGAAGAAGGGCCATCGGACGTCCGCGATCTGATTGCCGCATTCAACGCCTATCGCGCACGAATTTCGACAATGCTCTCGGACAAGGACCGTATGCTCGGCGCCGTCGGTCACGATCTGCGCACCCCGCTTGCAAGCCTGCGCGTGCGGGTGGAGCAGGTCGACGACGATAGGCTGCGCGACAAGATGATTGCGAGTATCGAGGAAATGACCGCGATGCTCAGCGACATATTGGCGCTTGCACGGTCGGGCGCGGGAACCGAGGCGAAGGAGCGCATTCCGCTTCGCGAGCTGGTTGGCGAACTGGTCGCGGATTATCAGGAACGCGGCAAGGATGTCGCGATGGAGGATGTCGCCGGCGTCAACGTTTTGGCGCGGCCCATGCTGCTCAAGCGGGCGCTGCGCAATCTGACCGACAACGCCGTCGCCTATGGCCTCCGGGCGCGGCTTTCGGTCACGGCAGAGGCGGGGCGGGCACGCATCATCGTGTCGGACGACGGATCGGGGCTAACCGAAGAACAGATACGGACGCTGGTGGAACCCTTCGCGCGCGGCGAACAGTCACGCAACCGCGCCACGGGTGGTGCCGGGCTGGGCCTGTCGATTGCGCGCGACATCGCCGAAGGCGAAGGCGGCGCCCTGACGCTCCACAACCGCTCCGGCGGAGGTCTCGACGCGATTATCGAGCTGCCGGTTCAGGCGTAG
- a CDS encoding response regulator, which produces MTDSDTPRILLIDDEPSIREPLGEYLTAQGFAVTDVASAAEARSVLRAQGIDLVVSDIMMPGEDGLSLTRHLRETSSIPVILLTARAEDTERIIGLEIGADDYVVKPFNPRELVARIRTVLRRTQQGGRALDPGGTYYAFGDWVLREVERVLVDDQGNEVALSSGEYHLLHALVRHPRQVMSRDRLLDMVRGREADIFDRAIDNLVSRLRKKIEVDPAHPQIVKTVWGGGYTLACEVKRMGPAA; this is translated from the coding sequence ATGACCGATAGTGATACGCCCCGAATCCTGCTGATCGACGATGAACCTTCGATCCGTGAGCCGCTGGGCGAATATCTGACCGCGCAGGGCTTCGCGGTGACCGATGTGGCGAGCGCCGCCGAGGCGCGCTCGGTGCTGCGCGCGCAAGGCATCGACCTGGTCGTCAGCGATATCATGATGCCGGGCGAGGATGGCCTCTCGCTGACCCGCCATCTGCGCGAGACGAGCAGCATTCCCGTCATTCTGCTGACCGCCCGCGCCGAGGATACCGAACGTATCATCGGGTTGGAGATCGGCGCCGACGACTATGTCGTTAAACCCTTCAATCCGCGCGAACTCGTTGCGCGCATCCGCACCGTATTACGCCGAACGCAGCAGGGCGGGCGGGCGCTCGACCCCGGCGGCACCTATTATGCCTTTGGCGACTGGGTGCTGCGCGAGGTCGAACGCGTGCTCGTCGACGATCAAGGCAATGAGGTCGCGCTGTCGTCGGGCGAATATCATTTGCTTCACGCGTTGGTGCGCCATCCGCGGCAGGTGATGAGCCGCGACCGCCTGCTCGACATGGTGCGCGGGCGCGAAGCCGATATATTCGATCGCGCGATTGATAATCTGGTCAGCCGCTTGCGCAAGAAGATCGAGGTCGATCCCGCCCATCCCCAGATCGTCAAGACGGTGTGGGGCGGGGGCTATACGCTCGCCTGTGAAGTCAAGCGCATGGGGCCGGCGGCATGA
- a CDS encoding EF-hand domain-containing protein, which translates to MKKISLLMLGSALIAVPVLAAPGGADRNAVQTRAEVQTKTAEMFAKMDVNKDGKVDAADRAARHAEMQAKRFASLDADGNGSISKAEWDQHGADRAAKRAERGEKRAEAGDGKRGGMRGHHGKRGGHRGMMMGKADTDGNKAISLAEFQTAALARFDAADANKDGQVTPEERQAQRSAWRAKRGGTAPAAPANP; encoded by the coding sequence GTGAAGAAAATTTCTCTTTTGATGCTGGGCTCCGCGCTGATCGCCGTGCCCGTTCTCGCTGCTCCCGGCGGCGCCGACCGCAATGCCGTCCAGACCCGCGCCGAGGTGCAGACCAAGACGGCGGAGATGTTCGCGAAGATGGATGTGAACAAGGACGGTAAGGTCGACGCGGCCGACCGCGCAGCGCGGCACGCCGAAATGCAGGCGAAGCGCTTTGCCAGCCTCGATGCCGACGGCAACGGCAGCATCAGCAAGGCCGAGTGGGACCAGCATGGTGCCGACCGCGCCGCAAAACGCGCCGAGCGTGGCGAGAAGCGTGCCGAGGCCGGCGACGGCAAGCGAGGCGGCATGCGCGGTCATCACGGCAAGCGTGGCGGTCATCGCGGCATGATGATGGGCAAGGCCGATACCGATGGTAACAAGGCGATCAGCCTGGCGGAATTCCAGACCGCGGCGCTCGCGCGCTTCGATGCCGCCGACGCGAATAAGGATGGGCAGGTCACGCCGGAGGAACGTCAGGCCCAGCGCAGCGCCTGGCGCGCCAAGCGCGGCGGCACTGCCCCGGCAGCTCCCGCCAACCCTTAA
- a CDS encoding DUF885 domain-containing protein, translated as MTDHAPDRRAILAGIGSLAVASVAGPVAAKESPDARLDALLSNQFEQGLRDDPTRATSLGIDTGTRAALRAKFPDWSPAARTARTKQIDRDLAAVRAIKADTLGDASRIAHDSAEFDLVTRQRLARFTYHTGGFGHRPGPYGVTQLGGFYTGVSTFLDSQHPVATKADADAYMTRLQAIPALFDADTDIVKANTAMGVVAPRFILDQALQQLARLRDGEVGGKTLVASIAKRSTAIGLSGYGERAAAVFDGPIRAALTRQIETLTALLPRAGTDAGVARLPDGEAYYAATLAQHTTTNLSPAEIHRIGREQVADLTARMDVLLKAQGYTTGSIRDRLNALGKAEGQLFANDDSGRAEMLAYLNGLLVKIRGRLPQVFTRLPKAPYEIRRVPPEIEIGAPGGSAQAGTPDGSRPGIFFINLRDTAEWPRYTLPTLAYHEGAPGHLFEGALKFEDGELPLYRQAASVTAYGEGWGLYAEQVADELGMYEDDPLGKIGYLASYAFRASRLVVDTGLHAMGWSREQAIDYMVANSSTSPTASRTEIDRYIVYPGQACAYKVGQIAISRVRDEVSKRPGYDIKRFHDVVLGAGRIPLAVLERRVRAAFPA; from the coding sequence ATGACCGACCACGCACCCGATCGACGGGCAATTCTTGCCGGAATAGGTAGCCTTGCCGTCGCCAGCGTCGCGGGGCCCGTCGCGGCAAAAGAAAGTCCCGACGCTCGCCTCGACGCGCTACTCTCGAATCAATTCGAACAGGGGCTGCGCGACGATCCGACGCGCGCGACGTCACTCGGCATCGATACCGGAACCCGCGCTGCGCTACGTGCGAAATTCCCCGACTGGTCGCCCGCGGCGCGCACGGCGCGGACAAAGCAGATCGACCGCGACCTTGCCGCGGTCCGCGCGATCAAGGCCGACACACTCGGCGATGCATCCCGCATCGCGCATGACAGCGCCGAATTCGATTTGGTCACGCGGCAGCGTCTTGCGCGGTTCACCTATCACACCGGCGGGTTCGGTCACCGTCCCGGCCCCTATGGCGTCACCCAGCTTGGCGGCTTCTATACCGGCGTCAGCACCTTCCTCGACAGCCAGCACCCCGTTGCGACCAAGGCCGACGCCGATGCCTATATGACGCGGCTTCAGGCGATCCCCGCGCTGTTCGACGCCGATACCGACATCGTGAAGGCGAATACGGCGATGGGGGTGGTCGCGCCGCGCTTCATTCTCGATCAGGCGCTACAGCAGCTCGCGCGCCTGCGCGACGGCGAGGTCGGCGGCAAGACACTGGTCGCGTCGATCGCGAAGCGCAGCACCGCGATCGGGCTTTCGGGCTATGGAGAACGTGCCGCCGCGGTTTTCGACGGACCGATCCGTGCCGCGCTGACGCGCCAGATCGAAACGCTCACCGCCCTCCTCCCGCGCGCCGGCACCGATGCCGGTGTTGCGCGCCTGCCCGACGGCGAAGCCTATTATGCCGCCACACTCGCGCAGCATACGACGACGAACCTTAGCCCGGCGGAAATCCATCGTATCGGCCGCGAGCAGGTCGCTGACCTGACGGCGCGGATGGATGTTCTCCTGAAGGCGCAGGGCTATACGACCGGCAGCATCCGCGACCGGCTGAATGCGCTCGGTAAGGCCGAGGGCCAGCTGTTCGCCAATGACGACAGCGGGCGCGCCGAAATGCTCGCCTATCTGAACGGCCTGCTCGTCAAGATCCGCGGCCGCCTGCCGCAGGTGTTCACCCGCCTGCCGAAGGCGCCCTATGAAATCCGGCGCGTGCCGCCCGAGATCGAGATCGGTGCGCCGGGCGGATCGGCGCAGGCGGGCACGCCAGATGGATCGCGCCCCGGCATCTTCTTCATCAACCTGCGCGATACCGCCGAATGGCCGCGCTACACGCTCCCCACCCTCGCCTATCACGAAGGCGCGCCGGGGCATCTGTTCGAAGGTGCGTTGAAGTTCGAGGATGGCGAACTGCCGCTTTACCGGCAGGCGGCGTCGGTTACCGCCTATGGCGAAGGCTGGGGGCTCTATGCCGAACAGGTCGCGGACGAACTCGGCATGTATGAGGACGATCCGCTCGGCAAGATCGGCTATCTCGCCTCCTATGCCTTTCGCGCGTCGCGGCTGGTCGTCGACACCGGCCTGCACGCGATGGGATGGAGCCGCGAGCAGGCGATCGATTATATGGTTGCCAATTCGTCGACCTCGCCGACCGCGTCGCGCACCGAGATCGACCGCTATATCGTCTATCCGGGTCAGGCCTGCGCATATAAGGTCGGGCAGATCGCGATCAGCCGCGTTCGCGATGAGGTGTCGAAACGTCCGGGCTACGATATCAAGCGTTTCCACGATGTCGTACTGGGCGCCGGACGCATCCCGCTTGCCGTGCTCGAACGGCGCGTTCGTGCGGCTTTTCCTGCCTAG
- a CDS encoding DUF1328 family protein: MFKWALIFAVIALLAAALGFGGVAGAAAGIAKILFFVGLALVVLFLILGSAAARKLS; this comes from the coding sequence ATGTTCAAATGGGCCTTGATCTTCGCCGTAATCGCACTGCTGGCTGCGGCGCTCGGTTTCGGCGGTGTCGCCGGTGCGGCCGCTGGGATCGCCAAGATCCTGTTCTTCGTTGGCCTGGCGCTGGTCGTGCTGTTCCTGATCCTGGGTTCGGCTGCGGCGCGAAAGCTGAGTTAA
- a CDS encoding FKBP-type peptidyl-prolyl cis-trans isomerase, which yields MRISSLNRLLAAAALTLCIPASASAQQSDAAPTQGTAWLNKQMAALAERNGADGWRVTRSGLRWRRIAGDGSGAHPGPTDEVTVHYVGTFADGREFDSSVRRGVPTTFPLNRVIDGWQEGVALMGVGDKVELAIPWQLAYGPDGTGPIPGGATLLFTVELLGIKPAG from the coding sequence ATGCGCATTTCATCGCTTAACCGGCTGCTCGCCGCAGCCGCACTGACGCTCTGCATTCCGGCTTCGGCCAGCGCCCAGCAGAGCGATGCGGCGCCGACGCAAGGCACGGCCTGGCTCAACAAGCAGATGGCGGCGCTTGCCGAGCGGAACGGTGCCGACGGCTGGCGTGTGACGCGGAGCGGGCTGCGCTGGCGCCGGATCGCGGGCGACGGCAGCGGCGCGCACCCCGGCCCGACCGACGAGGTTACCGTCCATTATGTCGGCACTTTCGCCGACGGCCGTGAGTTCGACAGTTCGGTGCGCCGCGGCGTGCCGACGACCTTTCCGCTCAACCGCGTGATCGACGGCTGGCAGGAAGGCGTCGCGTTGATGGGCGTGGGCGACAAGGTCGAACTCGCGATCCCCTGGCAGCTTGCTTATGGCCCGGACGGCACGGGACCAATCCCGGGGGGAGCGACCCTGCTGTTTACGGTCGAGCTGCTCGGTATTAAGCCCGCCGGCTGA
- a CDS encoding Rap1a/Tai family immunity protein, giving the protein MKRLVALALLAGSIPAEGAAFQARESLAGGNSYYNQCVASAKDYSACIGYFMGMADAPVMNADKSAEEAVYCLPAGATYEQNRDIFHKYLREHPQSRQVSTHMLFLIAMNSSFPCKNSPTLSVDPATGEVFMSASKPQ; this is encoded by the coding sequence ATGAAGCGACTGGTTGCTCTGGCTCTGTTGGCGGGGTCGATTCCGGCCGAGGGCGCGGCCTTTCAAGCGCGCGAGAGCCTCGCGGGCGGCAATTCCTATTACAACCAGTGCGTTGCAAGCGCGAAGGATTATAGCGCGTGCATCGGATATTTCATGGGCATGGCCGATGCGCCAGTGATGAACGCGGACAAATCTGCCGAGGAGGCGGTCTATTGCCTGCCCGCGGGCGCGACCTATGAGCAGAACCGGGACATCTTCCACAAATATCTTCGCGAGCATCCGCAGAGCCGGCAGGTGTCGACGCACATGCTGTTTCTGATCGCGATGAATTCGTCCTTCCCGTGCAAGAACTCGCCGACGCTTTCGGTCGACCCGGCGACGGGCGAAGTGTTCATGTCGGCGTCCAAACCGCAATAG